The Urbifossiella limnaea genome has a window encoding:
- a CDS encoding TIGR02996 domain-containing protein produces MTDRDALLAAVAARPRDDTPRLVFADWLDDHGDPDRAAFVRVQCAAARAAPGSRARADLLDEADDQLATGDARWLGNAREYLHDWEFRRGFLHRVRISAADFVRHADDLFRAEPVSRVEVCGDDGWEETDADAVRAVVAHPMFARVRSCVVVTRFFAVPLGAWLAALASNPRLTRLREFGPSGHFTSFQHPRRRGRVEGFTTSSFRAFCSASHLRGLRSLDLSVRGGEREQLAHSVRVLEIAGAAFATGLRRLNLRGCGLTAECFERLAGDRVFARLQALDVRATLSQLGGWQPLFGSTVLRSLRSLAVPGNLIHTLARSRVVGQLSDLRVGREEGYGHPRRDTDWQELVDAMPPPRRLSFQIHNPGGRAFRAMSRAGWLRHLRTLDIAGDSQGDVYHNPSGLRHLFRPGVMPRLVRLRLHEAADDALLGRLAEWPGLARLESLEVTDDYLGRLDFDAFDPRHPPERARTLRGVTLASDAAVERFLAMPGLEAVNRLQLRVGIDPGHTAPSVTAGERVVRSERLANVTDLTLSFHDAEDIESRTWPVLADPAVLPRLKSLTIHGSGAADRPTLDQSGVRRRFGRRLQAY; encoded by the coding sequence ATGACCGACCGCGACGCCCTCCTCGCCGCCGTCGCCGCCCGCCCGCGGGACGACACGCCGCGGCTCGTCTTCGCCGACTGGCTCGACGACCACGGCGACCCCGACCGAGCCGCGTTCGTCCGCGTCCAGTGCGCCGCCGCCCGCGCCGCCCCCGGCAGCCGCGCCCGGGCGGACCTGCTCGACGAAGCCGACGACCAGCTCGCGACGGGCGACGCCCGCTGGCTCGGGAACGCGCGCGAGTACCTCCACGACTGGGAGTTCCGCCGCGGCTTCCTCCACCGCGTCCGCATCTCCGCGGCCGACTTCGTCCGCCACGCCGACGACCTGTTCCGCGCCGAGCCGGTGAGCCGCGTCGAGGTGTGCGGCGACGACGGGTGGGAGGAGACCGACGCGGACGCGGTGCGGGCGGTCGTTGCGCACCCGATGTTCGCCCGCGTTCGGAGTTGTGTCGTCGTCACGCGCTTCTTCGCGGTGCCGCTCGGGGCGTGGCTGGCCGCCCTGGCGTCGAACCCGCGCCTCACCCGGCTGCGGGAGTTCGGCCCGTCCGGGCACTTCACCTCGTTCCAGCACCCTCGCCGGCGGGGCCGGGTGGAAGGGTTCACCACGAGCTCGTTCCGGGCATTCTGCTCCGCCTCCCACCTGCGCGGGTTGCGGTCGCTCGACCTGTCCGTCCGCGGCGGGGAGCGGGAGCAACTCGCCCACTCGGTGCGCGTCCTCGAAATCGCCGGGGCCGCGTTCGCCACCGGCCTGCGGCGGCTGAACCTCCGGGGCTGCGGGCTCACCGCCGAGTGTTTCGAGCGGCTCGCCGGGGACCGCGTCTTCGCCCGGCTCCAGGCCCTGGACGTACGGGCGACGCTGTCGCAGCTCGGCGGGTGGCAACCGTTGTTCGGCAGCACCGTACTCCGTTCACTGCGGTCCCTTGCCGTGCCCGGCAACCTCATTCACACCCTCGCCCGGTCGCGGGTGGTCGGGCAGCTGAGCGACCTCCGCGTCGGCCGGGAGGAGGGCTACGGGCACCCCCGGCGTGACACCGACTGGCAAGAACTCGTTGACGCCATGCCTCCGCCCCGGCGGCTATCCTTCCAGATCCACAACCCCGGCGGCCGGGCGTTCCGCGCCATGAGCCGCGCCGGCTGGCTCCGCCATCTCCGCACTCTCGACATTGCCGGCGACTCGCAAGGGGACGTGTACCACAACCCGTCCGGGCTGCGCCACCTGTTCCGCCCCGGGGTGATGCCGCGGCTCGTGCGGCTGCGGCTCCACGAGGCGGCCGACGACGCCCTGCTCGGCCGCCTCGCCGAGTGGCCGGGCCTCGCCCGCCTCGAATCGCTGGAGGTGACCGACGACTACCTCGGCCGCCTCGACTTCGACGCCTTCGACCCCCGCCACCCGCCCGAGCGCGCCCGCACCCTCCGCGGCGTGACGCTGGCGAGCGACGCCGCGGTCGAGCGGTTCCTCGCCATGCCCGGCCTGGAGGCGGTGAACCGGCTCCAACTCCGGGTCGGCATCGACCCGGGACACACCGCGCCGTCGGTGACGGCCGGCGAGCGGGTGGTGCGGTCCGAGCGGCTGGCGAACGTGACGGACTTGACGCTGTCGTTCCACGACGCGGAGGACATCGAGTCGCGCACCTGGCCGGTACTCGCCGACCCCGCCGTGCTGCCGAGGTTGAAGTCGCTCACCATCCACGGGAGCGGCGCCGCCGACCGTCCGACGTTGGACCAGTCGGGCGTGCGGCGGCGGTTCGGCCGGCGGCTGCAGGCGTACTGA
- a CDS encoding PQQ-binding-like beta-propeller repeat protein: protein MFPRVLAGLLALTLLAADWPQFRGPARDGVSKEKGLLQSWPDGGPPLAWTAKGLGGGYSTVSVSGDRIYTLGNKGKESHVVALSRADGSVLWSAEVGPAGGSLGCTPTVEGGRVYALGQMGDLVCIDADGKKVWQRNLATEFGGKKGGWNYCESPLVDSDRVIVTPGGKEATMVALDKNTGKEVWRCPIPTKHTEAGYSSVVVATVGGIRHYVQLFNGGLVGVSLDGRVLWTFEKLGGNTANVPTPIVMGDHIFSSIGYGRGASLLHLTAENGRITVREVYYARELTNKHGGVIQVGDYVYGDTDDSGHPYCAEVKTGKVIWKRGDEGKGGGSASVTFADRRLYFHYDNGTVALVDPSPGGYREVGSFTAPRRGGPSWAHPVVSDGRLYVREGDLLYCYDVRAK from the coding sequence ATGTTCCCGCGCGTTCTCGCCGGACTCCTCGCACTCACCCTCCTCGCTGCCGACTGGCCCCAGTTCCGCGGGCCGGCGCGCGACGGCGTTTCGAAGGAGAAGGGGCTGCTCCAGAGCTGGCCGGACGGCGGCCCGCCGCTGGCGTGGACGGCGAAGGGGCTCGGCGGCGGGTACAGCACCGTCAGCGTCAGCGGCGACCGCATCTACACCCTTGGCAATAAGGGGAAGGAGTCGCACGTTGTCGCCCTGAGCCGCGCCGACGGCTCCGTCCTGTGGTCGGCAGAGGTCGGCCCCGCCGGCGGCAGCCTGGGTTGCACCCCGACCGTCGAGGGCGGCCGCGTCTACGCCCTCGGCCAGATGGGCGACCTGGTGTGCATCGACGCCGACGGCAAGAAGGTGTGGCAGCGCAACCTGGCCACGGAGTTCGGCGGCAAGAAGGGCGGCTGGAACTACTGCGAGTCGCCGCTCGTGGACAGCGACCGCGTGATCGTCACCCCCGGCGGCAAGGAGGCGACGATGGTGGCGCTCGACAAGAACACCGGCAAGGAAGTGTGGCGCTGTCCCATCCCCACGAAGCACACGGAAGCCGGCTACTCGTCCGTCGTGGTGGCGACCGTCGGCGGCATCCGCCACTACGTGCAGCTGTTCAACGGCGGCCTGGTCGGCGTCAGCCTCGACGGCCGGGTGCTGTGGACGTTCGAGAAACTCGGCGGCAACACGGCCAACGTGCCCACGCCGATCGTGATGGGCGACCACATCTTCAGCAGCATCGGCTACGGCCGCGGGGCGTCGCTGCTCCACCTGACCGCGGAGAACGGCCGCATCACCGTCCGCGAGGTGTACTACGCCCGGGAGCTGACGAACAAGCACGGCGGCGTGATCCAGGTGGGCGATTACGTGTACGGCGACACCGACGACAGCGGCCACCCGTACTGCGCCGAGGTAAAGACCGGGAAGGTGATCTGGAAGCGCGGCGACGAGGGGAAGGGCGGCGGGTCGGCGTCGGTGACGTTCGCCGACCGGCGGCTGTACTTCCACTACGACAACGGCACCGTGGCGCTGGTGGACCCGTCGCCGGGTGGCTACCGCGAGGTGGGCTCGTTCACGGCCCCGCGGCGCGGCGGCCCGTCGTGGGCGCACCCGGTGGTGAGCGACGGCCGGCTGTACGTCCGCGAGGGCGACCTGCTGTACTGCTACGACGTGCGGGCGAAGTAA
- a CDS encoding metallophosphoesterase family protein — translation MRVLLLADIHGNRAALEAIREPHDLCLVLGDLVDYGPEPGACVDWVKRHAHACVRGNHDHGVAQDVEVQGVGGFRFLTACTRPFSVAALNPCQRRFLADLPTSRMVNVEGRRFLLVHATPRDPMDEYAPADPAFWAPRLAGLGADFVCVGHTHQPYSLDVNGTTVINPGSVGLPRDGDPRAGYAVLTVTEAGVQVELKRIEYPADQTVRALFASAIDPTAKQTLADLYQGGPNVSRWTGRSGGAPVPATAAG, via the coding sequence ATGCGCGTCCTGCTCCTGGCCGACATTCACGGCAACCGGGCCGCCCTCGAGGCGATCCGCGAACCCCACGACCTGTGTCTGGTACTCGGCGACCTCGTGGACTACGGTCCCGAGCCGGGCGCCTGCGTGGACTGGGTCAAGCGCCACGCCCACGCCTGCGTCCGCGGCAACCATGACCACGGCGTCGCGCAGGACGTCGAAGTGCAGGGCGTCGGCGGCTTCCGCTTCCTGACCGCCTGCACCCGTCCGTTCAGCGTCGCGGCGCTGAACCCGTGCCAACGCCGCTTCCTCGCCGACCTGCCGACCTCGCGGATGGTGAACGTCGAGGGGCGGCGGTTCCTGCTGGTCCATGCCACGCCGCGCGACCCGATGGACGAGTACGCCCCCGCCGACCCGGCGTTCTGGGCGCCGCGGCTGGCCGGCCTCGGGGCCGATTTCGTGTGCGTCGGCCACACGCACCAGCCGTACTCGCTGGACGTGAACGGCACGACGGTGATCAACCCCGGGAGCGTCGGCCTGCCGCGCGACGGCGACCCGCGGGCCGGCTACGCCGTGCTGACGGTCACCGAGGCCGGCGTGCAGGTGGAGTTGAAGCGGATCGAGTACCCGGCCGACCAGACCGTGAGGGCGCTCTTCGCCAGCGCGATCGACCCCACGGCCAAGCAAACGCTCGCGGATCTGTATCAGGGCGGCCCGAACGTCAGCCGCTGGACCGGCCGGTCGGGGGGAGCGCCGGTGCCGGCCACCGCGGCGGGTTGA
- a CDS encoding DUF6797 domain-containing protein, with amino-acid sequence MLPLALLLLAPAQPPVAPAPRPVGLDPALADWTPRPIGKEPWERATDKDWIDARFRTMDTGPVLNCTMDYPFGSGRQRVYKASVVRLTDGKGGAVFDRSTCQLAAAWTGGYLKHSDRRFGLLNTPTPVGKMLFASPSGPGWANPDGDWTPPLGRFTAPLPKEWVKYRGHYLDGDRVTWAFDVNGVRVHKSARPDAEGRLVCTLYTAPSSKPLVFRTPNGGVTRLSASDQGHLLPFVGDLGHPVNGTVSNDPTEPGPKRWGEPIVTKLVRGAETGPFAVDTLTIPYENRFGALFFSTGVDFLPDGRVAMCTCHGDVWLVRVDDAAGTCAWQRFATGLYHPLGLKVVAGKVVVLERGQLTRLHDNNGDGEADFYECVCNDWHTGGGEHSYDTCLETDPAGNFYFFKTGDTDTPSGGTLIKVSKDGSKAETFATGFRHPIGMGMSPTGILTGADQEGNWMPATRIDEYRQGGFYGDMRAHHRATPPKTFDPPLCWLPREVDNSAGGQVWVPANSFGPLAGKPLHFSYGRCQAFVLLRQELAGGRVQGGVAPLDMHFLLGSCRGRFHTDGSLYVCGLNGWQTAAKADGSLQRVRYTGKPLDVPAAMAVEGDTIRLSFTHPLDARTAADAARYQGSAWNYRWSGDYGSIRWKPSDPTTEGADAVPVRSAALSVDGKTLTIRFEKLSPVMQMHVGYNLTAADGRPVVGSVYLTIHSTEK; translated from the coding sequence ATGCTGCCGCTCGCCCTGCTGCTGCTCGCACCGGCTCAGCCGCCCGTCGCGCCGGCCCCGCGGCCGGTCGGGCTCGACCCCGCCCTCGCCGACTGGACGCCGCGCCCCATCGGCAAGGAGCCGTGGGAGCGGGCCACCGACAAGGACTGGATCGACGCCCGCTTCCGCACGATGGACACCGGCCCCGTCCTGAACTGCACGATGGACTACCCGTTCGGGTCGGGCCGGCAGCGCGTCTACAAGGCAAGCGTGGTCCGCCTCACGGACGGGAAAGGCGGGGCGGTGTTCGACCGCTCGACGTGCCAACTCGCGGCCGCGTGGACCGGCGGCTACCTCAAGCACAGCGACCGCCGGTTCGGCCTCCTGAACACGCCGACGCCCGTCGGGAAGATGCTGTTCGCGTCGCCGTCCGGCCCCGGCTGGGCGAACCCCGACGGCGACTGGACGCCACCCCTGGGCCGCTTCACCGCCCCGCTGCCGAAGGAGTGGGTGAAGTATCGTGGGCATTACCTCGACGGCGACCGCGTGACGTGGGCGTTTGACGTGAACGGGGTGCGGGTTCACAAGTCGGCGCGTCCGGACGCCGAGGGCCGGCTCGTCTGCACGCTCTACACGGCACCGAGTTCGAAGCCCCTGGTCTTCCGTACTCCGAACGGTGGAGTGACTCGCCTTTCCGCGTCGGACCAAGGGCACCTGTTGCCGTTCGTAGGCGACCTGGGCCACCCTGTGAACGGAACCGTCTCGAACGATCCCACCGAGCCCGGCCCGAAGCGGTGGGGCGAGCCGATCGTCACGAAGCTGGTCCGCGGCGCCGAGACCGGCCCCTTCGCCGTGGACACGCTCACCATCCCCTACGAGAACCGCTTCGGCGCGCTGTTTTTCAGCACCGGCGTGGACTTCCTCCCCGACGGTCGCGTCGCCATGTGTACCTGCCACGGCGACGTGTGGCTCGTGCGCGTGGACGACGCCGCGGGGACGTGCGCGTGGCAGCGCTTCGCCACCGGCCTATACCACCCGCTCGGCCTGAAGGTCGTGGCCGGCAAGGTGGTCGTCCTGGAGCGCGGTCAGCTGACGCGGTTGCACGACAACAACGGCGACGGCGAGGCCGACTTCTACGAGTGCGTCTGCAACGACTGGCACACCGGCGGCGGCGAGCACAGCTACGACACCTGCCTCGAAACCGACCCGGCCGGCAACTTCTACTTCTTCAAGACCGGCGACACCGACACGCCCTCCGGCGGCACCCTCATCAAGGTGTCGAAGGACGGCTCGAAGGCGGAGACGTTCGCCACCGGGTTCCGCCACCCGATCGGCATGGGGATGTCGCCCACCGGCATCCTGACGGGCGCCGACCAGGAAGGGAACTGGATGCCGGCCACGCGGATCGACGAGTACCGGCAGGGCGGCTTCTACGGCGACATGCGGGCGCACCACCGGGCGACGCCGCCGAAGACGTTCGACCCGCCGCTGTGCTGGCTGCCGCGCGAGGTGGACAACTCGGCCGGCGGGCAGGTGTGGGTGCCGGCGAACTCGTTCGGCCCGCTCGCGGGCAAGCCGCTGCACTTCAGCTACGGCCGCTGCCAGGCGTTCGTGCTGCTGCGGCAGGAACTCGCCGGCGGCCGGGTGCAGGGCGGCGTCGCCCCGCTGGACATGCACTTCCTCTTGGGCAGTTGCCGCGGCCGCTTCCACACGGACGGCTCGCTCTACGTGTGCGGCCTGAACGGCTGGCAGACCGCGGCGAAGGCCGACGGCTCGTTGCAGCGCGTGCGCTACACCGGCAAGCCACTCGACGTGCCGGCGGCGATGGCTGTCGAGGGTGATACGATCCGCCTGAGCTTCACGCACCCGCTGGACGCGAGGACGGCGGCGGACGCGGCGCGGTATCAGGGCTCGGCGTGGAACTACCGCTGGTCCGGCGATTACGGCTCGATTCGCTGGAAGCCGAGCGACCCGACGACGGAAGGGGCCGACGCCGTCCCCGTTCGCTCCGCGGCGCTAAGCGTGGACGGCAAGACGCTCACGATCCGGTTCGAGAAGCTGTCGCCGGTCATGCAGATGCACGTGGGCTACAACCTGACCGCGGCCGACGGTCGGCCGGTGGTGGGGTCGGTCTACCTGACGATTCATTCGACCGAGAAGTGA
- a CDS encoding tRNA dihydrouridine synthase: MLDPATPAVVLAPMEGVTDAPMRAALGESGAFTYAVAEFLRVAHTVPGRAVVRRHVPELLSGGRTPSGLPVQLQLLGGDPGRMAEAAAVAHAAGAAAIDLNFGCPAKTVNRHDGGAALLRDPPRVRAVVAAVRAAVPRGVPVSAKLRLGWDTPDAIDTVAAMAAEGGATWLTVHGRTRAAGYAPPAYWRPIGRVRERLGLPVVANGDIWTVADFRRCRDETGCQHFMLGRGALADPRLPRQVAAELGLAPAVPPDDANRPVDWAAELRRLVGWVSRFTPASPGGTVRRLKQWLAMAARHGGFAGFEVVKRVETLDDLLAAVVAVRSLGAERPPGSARTRHVRECLVGNDRC, translated from the coding sequence ATGCTCGACCCCGCAACCCCCGCCGTGGTGTTGGCCCCGATGGAGGGGGTGACCGACGCCCCCATGCGGGCCGCCCTCGGGGAGTCCGGCGCCTTCACCTACGCGGTCGCCGAGTTCCTCCGCGTTGCCCACACCGTCCCCGGCCGGGCCGTCGTCCGCCGACACGTGCCCGAACTACTGTCCGGCGGGCGAACCCCGAGCGGCCTCCCCGTTCAACTCCAACTCCTCGGTGGCGACCCGGGTCGGATGGCCGAGGCGGCGGCTGTAGCCCACGCCGCCGGGGCCGCCGCCATCGATCTGAATTTCGGGTGCCCGGCCAAGACCGTGAACCGACACGACGGCGGGGCCGCGCTGCTCCGCGACCCTCCCCGGGTCCGCGCCGTCGTCGCCGCGGTCCGGGCCGCCGTCCCGCGGGGCGTGCCGGTGTCGGCCAAACTCCGACTCGGGTGGGACACCCCCGATGCAATTGACACGGTCGCAGCGATGGCGGCCGAGGGCGGGGCGACGTGGCTGACGGTGCACGGCCGGACGCGGGCGGCCGGGTACGCCCCGCCGGCCTACTGGCGGCCGATCGGGCGGGTGCGAGAGCGGCTCGGGCTGCCGGTGGTGGCGAACGGGGACATCTGGACGGTCGCGGACTTTCGCCGGTGCCGGGACGAGACCGGGTGCCAACACTTCATGCTCGGCCGGGGCGCGCTGGCCGACCCACGGCTCCCCCGGCAGGTGGCGGCTGAACTCGGGCTAGCCCCGGCGGTCCCGCCCGACGACGCGAATCGTCCGGTCGACTGGGCCGCTGAGCTACGTCGGCTGGTCGGCTGGGTGAGCCGGTTCACCCCCGCGAGCCCCGGGGGAACCGTCCGGCGGCTCAAACAGTGGCTCGCGATGGCGGCTCGGCACGGGGGCTTCGCCGGGTTCGAGGTGGTGAAGCGGGTCGAGACGCTGGACGACCTTCTCGCCGCGGTCGTCGCCGTGCGCTCGCTCGGCGCCGAACGGCCCCCGGGCTCGGCGCGAACCCGACACGTGCGTGAGTGTCTGGTCGGGAACGACCGATGCTGA
- a CDS encoding NHL repeat-containing protein, whose protein sequence is MRRLTLAAVFGFAAVVSGQPRPDDAAVKAKLTGHWREISSELPREKQLDPNGGLTWDLFTRLTPAGPATAGFQTDWDNEAQQWVGELTLNAKADPMWLDFRFKDAGRDRVKVGIIRFEGKNARWVRTWGTDAVKYDAARGDVPERPRSFTDPKGNPIGYVLEPIKSPAARAEKLVLVAGGGKADDPVATKSLLVQPFGVDFGADGTAFIVEMAKGERLRSLTPDGKLTTLAGTLGKKGHSGDGGPGERATFNGMHSLAVGPDGRVFLADTWNNCVRTFDPKTGTVAAFAGTGEKGFSGDGGPALKAKFGGCFCVSFDPAGTACYVTDLDNRRIRKIDVKTGVVSTVAGNGERGVPKDGEPAASQPLVDPRAHAVDRAGNLYILERGGHALRVVSPDGRIRTVAGTGRAGSGVGAALAAAMNGPKHLCIDRDGSVLIADTENHRIVRYLPAKRELELVAGTGRRGTAGVGGDPRAAEFNQPHGVIVHPRTGELYISDASNGRVLKIVRE, encoded by the coding sequence ATGCGCCGCCTCACGCTCGCCGCCGTGTTCGGGTTCGCCGCGGTCGTCTCTGGTCAGCCCCGGCCCGACGACGCGGCCGTGAAGGCGAAGCTCACCGGCCACTGGCGCGAGATCAGTTCGGAGCTACCGCGCGAGAAGCAGCTCGACCCGAATGGTGGCCTGACCTGGGACCTGTTCACGCGACTGACACCGGCCGGCCCCGCGACCGCGGGCTTCCAAACGGACTGGGACAACGAAGCCCAGCAGTGGGTCGGCGAACTGACCCTGAACGCGAAGGCCGACCCGATGTGGCTGGACTTCCGGTTCAAGGACGCCGGCCGCGACCGGGTGAAGGTGGGCATCATCCGCTTCGAGGGGAAGAACGCCCGCTGGGTGCGAACCTGGGGGACGGACGCGGTGAAGTACGACGCCGCCCGCGGCGACGTGCCGGAGCGGCCGAGGTCGTTCACCGACCCGAAGGGGAACCCGATCGGCTACGTCTTGGAGCCGATCAAGTCGCCCGCCGCGAGGGCCGAAAAGCTCGTCCTCGTCGCCGGCGGGGGAAAGGCGGACGACCCCGTCGCCACGAAGTCGCTGCTCGTGCAACCGTTCGGCGTGGACTTCGGCGCGGACGGCACCGCCTTCATCGTCGAGATGGCGAAGGGCGAACGGCTGCGGTCGCTCACCCCCGACGGGAAGCTGACAACCCTTGCCGGCACGCTCGGGAAGAAGGGGCACAGCGGCGACGGCGGCCCCGGCGAGCGTGCGACGTTCAACGGCATGCACAGCCTAGCAGTGGGCCCGGACGGCCGCGTCTTCCTCGCCGACACGTGGAACAACTGCGTCCGCACCTTCGACCCCAAGACCGGCACCGTCGCGGCCTTCGCCGGCACCGGCGAGAAGGGGTTCAGCGGCGACGGGGGGCCGGCGCTGAAGGCGAAGTTCGGCGGCTGCTTCTGCGTGTCGTTCGACCCCGCCGGGACCGCGTGCTACGTCACCGACCTGGACAACCGCCGCATCCGCAAGATCGACGTGAAGACGGGCGTCGTGAGCACGGTGGCCGGCAACGGGGAGAGGGGCGTGCCGAAGGACGGCGAGCCTGCGGCGAGTCAGCCGCTGGTGGACCCGCGGGCACACGCCGTGGACCGGGCCGGCAACCTGTACATCCTCGAACGCGGCGGGCACGCCCTGCGGGTGGTGTCGCCGGACGGTCGCATCCGCACCGTGGCCGGCACCGGCCGCGCCGGCTCGGGCGTCGGGGCGGCACTCGCGGCGGCCATGAACGGCCCCAAGCACCTGTGCATCGACCGCGACGGCAGCGTACTCATCGCCGACACCGAGAACCACCGCATCGTCCGCTACCTGCCGGCGAAGCGTGAGCTGGAACTGGTCGCGGGAACCGGTCGGCGCGGCACCGCGGGCGTGGGCGGCGACCCGCGCGCGGCGGAGTTCAACCAGCCGCACGGGGTGATCGTCCACCCGCGGACGGGCGAGCTGTACATCTCGGATGCCAGCAACGGGCGGGTGTTGAAGATCGTGCGGGAGTAG
- a CDS encoding BON domain-containing protein — MLPARESPPGRYRQLAAAALLAATAAGLVSHGRAADGIAVDDVKLARDALAVLDADPALRDFILVVSVVDRVAVVGGPVGTTAQKTRAADLVRAVPGVREVRNGCFVQIGSEPLLKSNLSAARPLPVLPPVVIPLRPGSTAEAPPTGDLIAAAPQAEPLTGERSVVARRPANPGENILQPPVASSPAASAGVSPYPPGVLTTRPAFAESVETARRSDTRFAGLRAEFRDGGTVVITGTARRPADAWDFADLVRGVPGVTRVAVGPVGR, encoded by the coding sequence ATGTTACCCGCCCGCGAATCTCCCCCAGGCCGCTACCGCCAGCTTGCCGCCGCAGCCCTGCTGGCCGCGACTGCAGCCGGGCTGGTGTCGCACGGCCGCGCCGCGGACGGTATCGCCGTCGACGACGTGAAGCTGGCCCGCGACGCTCTCGCCGTGTTGGACGCCGACCCGGCGCTGCGGGATTTCATTCTCGTGGTCAGCGTCGTGGACCGGGTCGCGGTGGTGGGCGGTCCCGTCGGCACGACCGCGCAAAAGACCCGGGCCGCCGACCTCGTTCGCGCCGTGCCCGGTGTCCGCGAGGTGCGCAACGGCTGCTTCGTTCAGATCGGCTCGGAGCCGCTGCTGAAGTCGAACCTGTCGGCGGCGCGGCCGCTGCCGGTGCTGCCGCCTGTGGTGATCCCGCTTCGGCCGGGTTCGACCGCAGAGGCGCCACCGACGGGCGACTTGATCGCCGCCGCACCGCAGGCCGAGCCGCTAACGGGCGAGCGGTCGGTGGTCGCCCGCCGGCCGGCGAATCCGGGGGAGAACATCCTCCAGCCACCGGTGGCGTCATCGCCCGCGGCGTCGGCGGGGGTGTCGCCTTACCCGCCCGGCGTGCTCACCACGCGGCCGGCGTTCGCCGAATCGGTGGAGACGGCCCGCCGCTCCGACACCCGCTTCGCCGGCCTGCGGGCCGAGTTCCGCGACGGCGGAACGGTCGTCATCACCGGCACGGCCCGGCGGCCGGCCGACGCCTGGGACTTCGCCGATCTGGTCCGCGGCGTGCCGGGAGTGACGCGGGTAGCGGTCGGGCCGGTCGGGCGATAG
- a CDS encoding twin-arginine translocase TatA/TatE family subunit translates to MLYGFIPGLGGQEMLLLLVLGILLFGRKLPEIGRSLGKTMVEFKKGMRGIEDEVSEASAPRASIEPEPVRPPQRVTPAAAPKFDDAPAPTTLPPKV, encoded by the coding sequence ATGCTGTACGGTTTCATCCCGGGGCTCGGCGGCCAGGAAATGCTCCTGCTGCTGGTGCTCGGCATCCTGCTGTTCGGCCGGAAACTGCCGGAGATCGGCCGGTCTCTGGGCAAGACGATGGTCGAGTTCAAGAAGGGGATGCGCGGTATCGAGGACGAGGTGAGCGAGGCGTCGGCCCCGCGGGCTTCGATCGAGCCGGAGCCGGTGCGGCCGCCGCAGCGGGTCACCCCCGCCGCCGCCCCGAAGTTCGACGACGCCCCGGCGCCGACCACGTTGCCGCCGAAGGTGTGA
- a CDS encoding GNAT family N-acetyltransferase, with the protein MLTIRPARESDVAALVALARRSWVGAFAAAPAAFVRDRLAREFERDWYPRYWPDMAVAEEGGVVVGVVQPAGDEVNGLWVAPAAQGRGVGTALLRHAERGIAAAGHGRRPARAGVQRPRQPPHQQLLRLRPSFSGGVTVAAGDVNGDGRADIITGAGFGGGPHVQVFDGVDVRVRSSFFAYEDTVRNGIFVAAGDFDGDGLAEVLTGPGAGGGPAARVFEAETGAQLASFFAFPPAAAQNGAPWQSGLRVAATRRAGVAADVLAVGTGPGTSPDNTPRVRLFTLDGAQLDEILTDDPTFLGGVFVGG; encoded by the coding sequence ATGCTGACCATCCGCCCGGCCCGCGAGTCGGACGTGGCTGCGTTGGTCGCCCTGGCCCGCCGGTCGTGGGTCGGCGCGTTTGCGGCTGCGCCGGCCGCGTTCGTCCGCGACCGGCTTGCCCGCGAGTTCGAGCGCGACTGGTATCCCCGGTACTGGCCGGACATGGCAGTGGCTGAGGAGGGCGGGGTGGTGGTCGGCGTGGTCCAGCCCGCAGGCGACGAGGTGAACGGGTTGTGGGTCGCACCCGCGGCCCAGGGGAGGGGTGTCGGAACGGCGCTGCTGCGGCACGCCGAACGCGGCATCGCCGCGGCCGGGCACGGGCGGCGGCCCGCACGTGCAGGTGTTCAGCGGCCGAGACAACCACCCCATCAACAGCTTCTTCGCCTACGCCCGAGCTTCAGCGGCGGCGTGACGGTGGCGGCCGGGGACGTGAACGGCGACGGCCGGGCGGACATCATCACCGGGGCCGGGTTCGGCGGCGGCCCGCACGTGCAGGTGTTCGACGGCGTGGACGTTCGCGTCCGGTCGAGCTTCTTCGCCTACGAGGACACGGTCCGCAACGGCATCTTCGTGGCGGCCGGCGACTTCGACGGCGACGGTCTGGCCGAGGTGCTGACCGGGCCGGGGGCCGGCGGCGGCCCGGCGGCCCGGGTGTTCGAGGCCGAGACCGGGGCGCAGCTCGCGTCGTTCTTCGCCTTCCCGCCCGCCGCCGCCCAGAACGGGGCGCCGTGGCAGTCCGGGTTGCGGGTCGCGGCCACGCGGCGGGCCGGCGTCGCCGCCGACGTGCTGGCGGTCGGCACCGGTCCGGGGACGAGCCCCGACAACACGCCGCGGGTCCGGCTGTTCACCCTCGACGGGGCGCAGCTCGACGAGATCCTCACCGACGACCCGACCTTCCTCGGCGGCGTGTTCGTGGGCGGCTGA